A genomic window from Gossypium hirsutum isolate 1008001.06 chromosome D12, Gossypium_hirsutum_v2.1, whole genome shotgun sequence includes:
- the LOC107953416 gene encoding uncharacterized protein isoform X1, giving the protein MKPMETIQDLIDEAKVRTLWLAMVIFIVTYFLSHTSTSMWMNLPIAVIIVSTFRVIANEVEFKWKVKSVHPRTYLSHLERKQLSVNDSRLSSSPPPPKWKQKIDSPIVEAALNEFIDKILRDFVINLWYSEITQDREAPELIRALILDAIAEITERVKEINLVDLLTRDIVDLIGDHLDLFRRNQAAIGVDVMATLSSEERDKRLKHHLMVSGELHPALLSSESEYKVIQQLFGGVLAVVLRPREAQCPLVRTIAREIVTCLVVLPLLNLASPRYINEVIEYVLLAIKEDLNKIVAGFDQSSVGVRDDGSMTCKTPSLNSQETDLNLARIDNQKETYPVCNRYEEEPVHHKPADWARKLEAATQRRTEVLAPENLENMWTKGRNYKKKESKYVKTGYQESIPKGSETKSGVLMGNSVNDFSRNKTRTSMGSEEKTMTQLEHGSSLDTQSCDDNMIDTKLAKSSSFEGDRHVNTFKNVSEKAADGNKIRLKRSSSTSDLKVGTDTKKALSVDVEGPIISECYGPDFDRHSEEYGGKIASNIVLRNEGPHIPKLRCRVIGAYFEKLASKSFAVYSISVTDAENRTWFVNRRYRNFERLHRHLKEIPNYSLHLPPKRIFSSSTEDAFVHQRCIHLDKYLQDLLSIPNVAEQHEVWDFLSVSSKNYSFGKSSSVMKTLAVSVDDAVDDIVRQFRGVSDGLMRKVVGSSSPPSEASSSATGRTLSWNADEIAKDISKHYNLDTVHSASDNEDGNKDGDHGYVDDGSYSQGLDMHLDNELNSKNLPPLVIERGRESVNLIYEKHNLGVKTEPFGQGGSPKVKISATSSHLEDPVGMPPEWTPPNVSVPLLNLVDKVFQLKRRGWLRRQVFWISKQILQLVMEDAIDDWLLRQIYWLRKEETITLGIRWIQDLLWPGGKFFRAIGDIHSKFDNSNLNQTPIPLLSFSQFGGSNASKPGSFEQQLEATRRASDIKKMLFDGPPATLVGLIGYKQYRRCARDIYYFTQSAICIKQLAYAILERLLISVFPELRDLVMDLHAKNISTLHRK; this is encoded by the exons ATGAAGCCAATGGAGACAATACAGGATCTGATCGACGAAGCCAAAGTACGTACACTTTGGTTGGCCATGGTTATCTTTATCGTCACTTATTTCTTGTCTC ATACAAGTACGTCAATGTGGATGAATTTACCTATAGCAGTTATTATTGTTTCCACATTCAGAGTTATAGCTAATGAGGTTGAGTTCAAATGGAAAGTTAAATCAGTTCATCCCCGAACCTATTTATCTCATTTGGAGAGGAAACAGTTGTCTGTGAATGATTCCCGCCTTTCTAGCTCACCGCCTCCACCCAAGTGGAAGCAGAAGATTGATTCTCCTATAGTTGAGGCTGCTCTCAATGAATTTATTGATAAAATACTTAGGGATTTTGTCATTAATTTGTGGTATTCGGAGATAACTCAAGATAGAGAAGCCCCTGAGTTGATACGTGCATTGATTTTGGATGCTATTGCTGAAATAACTGAAAGGGTGAAAGAGATAAACCTTGTTGATTTGCTTACAAG GGATATAGTTGATTTGATAGGAGATCACTTGGATCTTTTTAGAAGAAACCAAGCTGCAATAGGTGTTGATGTTATGGCAACATTATCATCCGAGGAGAGGGATAAAAGATTGAAACACCACCTTATGGTTTCTGGAGAGCTTCATCCTGCATTGCTTTCATCAGAGAGTGAGTACAAG gttATTCAGCAGCTTTTTGGCGGAGTTTTAGCAGTAGTATTGAGACCTCGAGAAGCTCAATGTCCTTTGGTTCGAACTATTGCTCGTGAGATTGTAACTTGCTTGGTAGTGCTACCTCTTTTGAATTTGGCAAGCCCTCG GTATATCAATGAAGTGATTGAATATGTTCTACTTGCCATTAAAGAAGATTTGAATAAGATCGTGGCAGGTTTTGATCAGTCTTCAGTGGGAGTACGTGATGATGGTTCTATGACATGCAAAACACCGTCCTTGAATAGTCAAGAAACTGATTTAAATTTGGCTAGAATTGACAATCAGAAAGAAACATATCCAGTTTGTAACAGATATGAGGAAGAACCAGTGCACCATAAACCAGCTGATTGGGCTCGAAAATTAGAGGCAGCAACTCAGAGAAGAACTGAAGTTCTTGCTCCTGAAAATCTTGAAAACATGTGGACAAAAGGAAGAAACTACAAAAAGAAGGAGAGCAAATATGTAAAAACAGGATATCAAGAATCTATTCCTAAAGGTTCTGAGACAAAGAGTGGTGTACTGATGGGGAATTCAGTAAATGATTTCTCTAGAAACAAGACCAGAACTTCTATGGGAAGCGAAGAGAAAACTATGACGCAACTAGAGCATGGCTCGAGTCTTGACACCCAGTCATGTGATGATAACATGATAGACACAAAGTTAGCTAAGTCATCATCATTTGAAGGAGATCGTCATGTTAATACATTTAAAAATGTTAGTGAGAAAGCTGCTGATGGAAATAAAATTAGGCTTAAGAGATCCAGTAGTACCTCTGATTTGAAAGTTGGAACTGATACAAAGAAGGCACTTAGTGTAGATGTTGAAGGGCCTATTATTTCAGAATGCTATGGCCCTGATTTTGACAGGCATAGTGAAGAATATGGGGGTAAGATTGCCTCAAATATAGTACTTCGCAATGAGGGGCCACATATTCCCAAGCTTAGGTGTCGG GTTATTGGAGCATACTTTGAGAAACTTGCATCAAAATCATTTGCAGTTTATTCAATTTCTGTGACTGATGCGGAAAACAGAACTTGGTTTGTCAATAGAAG ATACAGAAATTTTGAACGGTTGCATCGACATCTGAAAGAAATTCCCAATTATTCATTACATTTGCCCCCCAAAAGGATATTTTCATCAAGCACAGAGGATGCTTTTGTTCATCAGCGGTGCATTCATCTTGACAAATATCTGCAA GATCTGTTGTCTATACCCAATGTGGCTGAACAGCATGAAGTGTGGGATTTTTTAAGTGTTTCCTCAAAG AATTACTCTTTCGGAAAATCCTCATCAGTGATGAAAACCCTTGCAG TCAGTGTGGATGATGCTGTAGATGATATTGTACGCCAATTTAGGGGAGTATCAGATGGCTTAATGCGCAAAGTAGTTGGTTCATCCTCTCCCCCTAGTGAAGCCTCTTCTTCAGCCACCGGCAGGACGCTGTCATGGAATGCAGATGAGATTGCTAAAGACATTTCAAAGCATTATAACTTAGACACGGTACATAGTGCTTCTGACAATGAAGATGGTAACAAAGATGGGGACCATGGTTATGTGGATGATGGATCATATTCACAAGGTCTTGATATGCATTTGGACAATGAGTTGAACTCAAAGAATTTGCCGCCACTGGTAATAGAGCGTGGTCGGGAGTCTGTTAATTTAATTTATGAGAAACATAATTTAGGTGTGAAAACTGAACCGTTTGGCCAGGGTGGATCTCCTAAGGTAAAAATATCAGCAACCTCCAGCCATTTGGAGGATCCAGTTGGAATGCCCCCCGAG TGGACACCGCCTAATGTGAGCGTACCTTTGCTGAATCTAGTTGATAAGGTGTTTCAGCTTAAGAGAAGAGGCTGGCTAAG AAGACAGGTCTTTTGGATATCTAAGCAAATATTACAGCTGGTGATGGAGGATGCCATCGATGACTGGCTCTTGCGCCAGATATATTGGCTTCGGAAGGAGGAAACCATTACCCTAGGGATTCGATGGATTCAAGAT CTCTTGTGGCCAGGTGGTAAATTCTTTAGAGCAATTGGGGACATTCACAGCAAATTTGATAATAGTAATCTCAACCAGACACCTATACCTCTGCTCAGCTTCAGCCAATTTGGTGGGAGTAATGCCTCTAAACCTGGGTCCTTTGAGCAACAACTTGAGGCTACTCGTAGAGCAAGCGACATCAAAAAAATGCTTTTTG ATGGACCCCCAGCAACATTAGTTGGCCTGATTGGATATAAGCAATACCGACGGTGTGCAAGAGACATTTACTATTTCACTCAG TCTGCTATATGTATCAAGCAACTTGCTTATGCAATCTTAGAACGACTACTTATATCAGTGTTCCCTGAGCTACGGGATCTTGTGATGGACCTTCATGCGAAGAACATATCAACATTGCATAGAAAGTAG
- the LOC107953416 gene encoding uncharacterized protein isoform X2, which produces MKPMETIQDLIDEAKVRTLWLAMVIFIVTYFLSHTSTSMWMNLPIAVIIVSTFRVIANEVEFKWKVKSVHPRTYLSHLERKQLSVNDSRLSSSPPPPKWKQKIDSPIVEAALNEFIDKILRDFVINLWYSEITQDREAPELIRALILDAIAEITERVKEINLVDLLTRDIVDLIGDHLDLFRRNQAAIGVDVMATLSSEERDKRLKHHLMVSGELHPALLSSESEYKVIQQLFGGVLAVVLRPREAQCPLVRTIAREIVTCLVVLPLLNLASPRYINEVIEYVLLAIKEDLNKIVAGFDQSSVGVRDDGSMTCKTPSLNSQETDLNLARIDNQKETYPVCNRYEEEPVHHKPADWARKLEAATQRRTEVLAPENLENMWTKGRNYKKKESKYVKTGYQESIPKGSETKSGVLMGNSVNDFSRNKTRTSMGSEEKTMTQLEHGSSLDTQSCDDNMIDTKLAKSSSFEGDRHVNTFKNVSEKAADGNKIRLKRSSSTSDLKVGTDTKKALSVDVEGPIISECYGPDFDRHSEEYGGKIASNIVLRNEGPHIPKLRCRVIGAYFEKLASKSFAVYSISVTDAENRTWFVNRRYRNFERLHRHLKEIPNYSLHLPPKRIFSSSTEDAFVHQRCIHLDKYLQDLLSIPNVAEQHEVWDFLSVSSKNYSFGKSSSVMKTLAVSVDDAVDDIVRQFRGVSDGLMRKVVGSSSPPSEASSSATGRTLSWNADEIAKDISKHYNLDTVHSASDNEDGNKDGDHGYVDDGSYSQGLDMHLDNELNSKNLPPLVIERGRESVNLIYEKHNLGVKTEPFGQGGSPKVKISATSSHLEDPVGMPPEWTPPNVSVPLLNLVDKVFQLKRRGWLRQVFWISKQILQLVMEDAIDDWLLRQIYWLRKEETITLGIRWIQDLLWPGGKFFRAIGDIHSKFDNSNLNQTPIPLLSFSQFGGSNASKPGSFEQQLEATRRASDIKKMLFDGPPATLVGLIGYKQYRRCARDIYYFTQSAICIKQLAYAILERLLISVFPELRDLVMDLHAKNISTLHRK; this is translated from the exons ATGAAGCCAATGGAGACAATACAGGATCTGATCGACGAAGCCAAAGTACGTACACTTTGGTTGGCCATGGTTATCTTTATCGTCACTTATTTCTTGTCTC ATACAAGTACGTCAATGTGGATGAATTTACCTATAGCAGTTATTATTGTTTCCACATTCAGAGTTATAGCTAATGAGGTTGAGTTCAAATGGAAAGTTAAATCAGTTCATCCCCGAACCTATTTATCTCATTTGGAGAGGAAACAGTTGTCTGTGAATGATTCCCGCCTTTCTAGCTCACCGCCTCCACCCAAGTGGAAGCAGAAGATTGATTCTCCTATAGTTGAGGCTGCTCTCAATGAATTTATTGATAAAATACTTAGGGATTTTGTCATTAATTTGTGGTATTCGGAGATAACTCAAGATAGAGAAGCCCCTGAGTTGATACGTGCATTGATTTTGGATGCTATTGCTGAAATAACTGAAAGGGTGAAAGAGATAAACCTTGTTGATTTGCTTACAAG GGATATAGTTGATTTGATAGGAGATCACTTGGATCTTTTTAGAAGAAACCAAGCTGCAATAGGTGTTGATGTTATGGCAACATTATCATCCGAGGAGAGGGATAAAAGATTGAAACACCACCTTATGGTTTCTGGAGAGCTTCATCCTGCATTGCTTTCATCAGAGAGTGAGTACAAG gttATTCAGCAGCTTTTTGGCGGAGTTTTAGCAGTAGTATTGAGACCTCGAGAAGCTCAATGTCCTTTGGTTCGAACTATTGCTCGTGAGATTGTAACTTGCTTGGTAGTGCTACCTCTTTTGAATTTGGCAAGCCCTCG GTATATCAATGAAGTGATTGAATATGTTCTACTTGCCATTAAAGAAGATTTGAATAAGATCGTGGCAGGTTTTGATCAGTCTTCAGTGGGAGTACGTGATGATGGTTCTATGACATGCAAAACACCGTCCTTGAATAGTCAAGAAACTGATTTAAATTTGGCTAGAATTGACAATCAGAAAGAAACATATCCAGTTTGTAACAGATATGAGGAAGAACCAGTGCACCATAAACCAGCTGATTGGGCTCGAAAATTAGAGGCAGCAACTCAGAGAAGAACTGAAGTTCTTGCTCCTGAAAATCTTGAAAACATGTGGACAAAAGGAAGAAACTACAAAAAGAAGGAGAGCAAATATGTAAAAACAGGATATCAAGAATCTATTCCTAAAGGTTCTGAGACAAAGAGTGGTGTACTGATGGGGAATTCAGTAAATGATTTCTCTAGAAACAAGACCAGAACTTCTATGGGAAGCGAAGAGAAAACTATGACGCAACTAGAGCATGGCTCGAGTCTTGACACCCAGTCATGTGATGATAACATGATAGACACAAAGTTAGCTAAGTCATCATCATTTGAAGGAGATCGTCATGTTAATACATTTAAAAATGTTAGTGAGAAAGCTGCTGATGGAAATAAAATTAGGCTTAAGAGATCCAGTAGTACCTCTGATTTGAAAGTTGGAACTGATACAAAGAAGGCACTTAGTGTAGATGTTGAAGGGCCTATTATTTCAGAATGCTATGGCCCTGATTTTGACAGGCATAGTGAAGAATATGGGGGTAAGATTGCCTCAAATATAGTACTTCGCAATGAGGGGCCACATATTCCCAAGCTTAGGTGTCGG GTTATTGGAGCATACTTTGAGAAACTTGCATCAAAATCATTTGCAGTTTATTCAATTTCTGTGACTGATGCGGAAAACAGAACTTGGTTTGTCAATAGAAG ATACAGAAATTTTGAACGGTTGCATCGACATCTGAAAGAAATTCCCAATTATTCATTACATTTGCCCCCCAAAAGGATATTTTCATCAAGCACAGAGGATGCTTTTGTTCATCAGCGGTGCATTCATCTTGACAAATATCTGCAA GATCTGTTGTCTATACCCAATGTGGCTGAACAGCATGAAGTGTGGGATTTTTTAAGTGTTTCCTCAAAG AATTACTCTTTCGGAAAATCCTCATCAGTGATGAAAACCCTTGCAG TCAGTGTGGATGATGCTGTAGATGATATTGTACGCCAATTTAGGGGAGTATCAGATGGCTTAATGCGCAAAGTAGTTGGTTCATCCTCTCCCCCTAGTGAAGCCTCTTCTTCAGCCACCGGCAGGACGCTGTCATGGAATGCAGATGAGATTGCTAAAGACATTTCAAAGCATTATAACTTAGACACGGTACATAGTGCTTCTGACAATGAAGATGGTAACAAAGATGGGGACCATGGTTATGTGGATGATGGATCATATTCACAAGGTCTTGATATGCATTTGGACAATGAGTTGAACTCAAAGAATTTGCCGCCACTGGTAATAGAGCGTGGTCGGGAGTCTGTTAATTTAATTTATGAGAAACATAATTTAGGTGTGAAAACTGAACCGTTTGGCCAGGGTGGATCTCCTAAGGTAAAAATATCAGCAACCTCCAGCCATTTGGAGGATCCAGTTGGAATGCCCCCCGAG TGGACACCGCCTAATGTGAGCGTACCTTTGCTGAATCTAGTTGATAAGGTGTTTCAGCTTAAGAGAAGAGGCTGGCTAAG ACAGGTCTTTTGGATATCTAAGCAAATATTACAGCTGGTGATGGAGGATGCCATCGATGACTGGCTCTTGCGCCAGATATATTGGCTTCGGAAGGAGGAAACCATTACCCTAGGGATTCGATGGATTCAAGAT CTCTTGTGGCCAGGTGGTAAATTCTTTAGAGCAATTGGGGACATTCACAGCAAATTTGATAATAGTAATCTCAACCAGACACCTATACCTCTGCTCAGCTTCAGCCAATTTGGTGGGAGTAATGCCTCTAAACCTGGGTCCTTTGAGCAACAACTTGAGGCTACTCGTAGAGCAAGCGACATCAAAAAAATGCTTTTTG ATGGACCCCCAGCAACATTAGTTGGCCTGATTGGATATAAGCAATACCGACGGTGTGCAAGAGACATTTACTATTTCACTCAG TCTGCTATATGTATCAAGCAACTTGCTTATGCAATCTTAGAACGACTACTTATATCAGTGTTCCCTGAGCTACGGGATCTTGTGATGGACCTTCATGCGAAGAACATATCAACATTGCATAGAAAGTAG
- the LOC107953416 gene encoding uncharacterized protein isoform X3: MKPMETIQDLIDEAKVRTLWLAMVIFIVTYFLSHTSTSMWMNLPIAVIIVSTFRVIANEVEFKWKVKSVHPRTYLSHLERKQLSVNDSRLSSSPPPPKWKQKIDSPIVEAALNEFIDKILRDFVINLWYSEITQDREAPELIRALILDAIAEITERVKEINLVDLLTRDIVDLIGDHLDLFRRNQAAIGVDVMATLSSEERDKRLKHHLMVSGELHPALLSSESEYKVIQQLFGGVLAVVLRPREAQCPLVRTIAREIVTCLVVLPLLNLASPRYINEVIEYVLLAIKEDLNKIVAGFDQSSVGVRDDGSMTCKTPSLNSQETDLNLARIDNQKETYPVCNRYEEEPVHHKPADWARKLEAATQRRTEVLAPENLENMWTKGRNYKKKESKYVKTGYQESIPKGSETKSGVLMGNSVNDFSRNKTRTSMGSEEKTMTQLEHGSSLDTQSCDDNMIDTKLAKSSSFEGDRHVNTFKNVSEKAADGNKIRLKRSSSTSDLKVGTDTKKALSVDVEGPIISECYGPDFDRHSEEYGGKIASNIVLRNEGPHIPKLRCRVIGAYFEKLASKSFAVYSISVTDAENRTWFVNRRYRNFERLHRHLKEIPNYSLHLPPKRIFSSSTEDAFVHQRCIHLDKYLQDLLSIPNVAEQHEVWDFLSVSSKNYSFGKSSSVMKTLAVSVDDAVDDIVRQFRGVSDGLMRKVVGSSSPPSEASSSATGRTLSWNADEIAKDISKHYNLDTVHSASDNEDGNKDGDHGYVDDGSYSQGLDMHLDNELNSKNLPPLGGSPKVKISATSSHLEDPVGMPPEWTPPNVSVPLLNLVDKVFQLKRRGWLRRQVFWISKQILQLVMEDAIDDWLLRQIYWLRKEETITLGIRWIQDLLWPGGKFFRAIGDIHSKFDNSNLNQTPIPLLSFSQFGGSNASKPGSFEQQLEATRRASDIKKMLFDGPPATLVGLIGYKQYRRCARDIYYFTQSAICIKQLAYAILERLLISVFPELRDLVMDLHAKNISTLHRK, encoded by the exons ATGAAGCCAATGGAGACAATACAGGATCTGATCGACGAAGCCAAAGTACGTACACTTTGGTTGGCCATGGTTATCTTTATCGTCACTTATTTCTTGTCTC ATACAAGTACGTCAATGTGGATGAATTTACCTATAGCAGTTATTATTGTTTCCACATTCAGAGTTATAGCTAATGAGGTTGAGTTCAAATGGAAAGTTAAATCAGTTCATCCCCGAACCTATTTATCTCATTTGGAGAGGAAACAGTTGTCTGTGAATGATTCCCGCCTTTCTAGCTCACCGCCTCCACCCAAGTGGAAGCAGAAGATTGATTCTCCTATAGTTGAGGCTGCTCTCAATGAATTTATTGATAAAATACTTAGGGATTTTGTCATTAATTTGTGGTATTCGGAGATAACTCAAGATAGAGAAGCCCCTGAGTTGATACGTGCATTGATTTTGGATGCTATTGCTGAAATAACTGAAAGGGTGAAAGAGATAAACCTTGTTGATTTGCTTACAAG GGATATAGTTGATTTGATAGGAGATCACTTGGATCTTTTTAGAAGAAACCAAGCTGCAATAGGTGTTGATGTTATGGCAACATTATCATCCGAGGAGAGGGATAAAAGATTGAAACACCACCTTATGGTTTCTGGAGAGCTTCATCCTGCATTGCTTTCATCAGAGAGTGAGTACAAG gttATTCAGCAGCTTTTTGGCGGAGTTTTAGCAGTAGTATTGAGACCTCGAGAAGCTCAATGTCCTTTGGTTCGAACTATTGCTCGTGAGATTGTAACTTGCTTGGTAGTGCTACCTCTTTTGAATTTGGCAAGCCCTCG GTATATCAATGAAGTGATTGAATATGTTCTACTTGCCATTAAAGAAGATTTGAATAAGATCGTGGCAGGTTTTGATCAGTCTTCAGTGGGAGTACGTGATGATGGTTCTATGACATGCAAAACACCGTCCTTGAATAGTCAAGAAACTGATTTAAATTTGGCTAGAATTGACAATCAGAAAGAAACATATCCAGTTTGTAACAGATATGAGGAAGAACCAGTGCACCATAAACCAGCTGATTGGGCTCGAAAATTAGAGGCAGCAACTCAGAGAAGAACTGAAGTTCTTGCTCCTGAAAATCTTGAAAACATGTGGACAAAAGGAAGAAACTACAAAAAGAAGGAGAGCAAATATGTAAAAACAGGATATCAAGAATCTATTCCTAAAGGTTCTGAGACAAAGAGTGGTGTACTGATGGGGAATTCAGTAAATGATTTCTCTAGAAACAAGACCAGAACTTCTATGGGAAGCGAAGAGAAAACTATGACGCAACTAGAGCATGGCTCGAGTCTTGACACCCAGTCATGTGATGATAACATGATAGACACAAAGTTAGCTAAGTCATCATCATTTGAAGGAGATCGTCATGTTAATACATTTAAAAATGTTAGTGAGAAAGCTGCTGATGGAAATAAAATTAGGCTTAAGAGATCCAGTAGTACCTCTGATTTGAAAGTTGGAACTGATACAAAGAAGGCACTTAGTGTAGATGTTGAAGGGCCTATTATTTCAGAATGCTATGGCCCTGATTTTGACAGGCATAGTGAAGAATATGGGGGTAAGATTGCCTCAAATATAGTACTTCGCAATGAGGGGCCACATATTCCCAAGCTTAGGTGTCGG GTTATTGGAGCATACTTTGAGAAACTTGCATCAAAATCATTTGCAGTTTATTCAATTTCTGTGACTGATGCGGAAAACAGAACTTGGTTTGTCAATAGAAG ATACAGAAATTTTGAACGGTTGCATCGACATCTGAAAGAAATTCCCAATTATTCATTACATTTGCCCCCCAAAAGGATATTTTCATCAAGCACAGAGGATGCTTTTGTTCATCAGCGGTGCATTCATCTTGACAAATATCTGCAA GATCTGTTGTCTATACCCAATGTGGCTGAACAGCATGAAGTGTGGGATTTTTTAAGTGTTTCCTCAAAG AATTACTCTTTCGGAAAATCCTCATCAGTGATGAAAACCCTTGCAG TCAGTGTGGATGATGCTGTAGATGATATTGTACGCCAATTTAGGGGAGTATCAGATGGCTTAATGCGCAAAGTAGTTGGTTCATCCTCTCCCCCTAGTGAAGCCTCTTCTTCAGCCACCGGCAGGACGCTGTCATGGAATGCAGATGAGATTGCTAAAGACATTTCAAAGCATTATAACTTAGACACGGTACATAGTGCTTCTGACAATGAAGATGGTAACAAAGATGGGGACCATGGTTATGTGGATGATGGATCATATTCACAAGGTCTTGATATGCATTTGGACAATGAGTTGAACTCAAAGAATTTGCCGCCACTG GGTGGATCTCCTAAGGTAAAAATATCAGCAACCTCCAGCCATTTGGAGGATCCAGTTGGAATGCCCCCCGAG TGGACACCGCCTAATGTGAGCGTACCTTTGCTGAATCTAGTTGATAAGGTGTTTCAGCTTAAGAGAAGAGGCTGGCTAAG AAGACAGGTCTTTTGGATATCTAAGCAAATATTACAGCTGGTGATGGAGGATGCCATCGATGACTGGCTCTTGCGCCAGATATATTGGCTTCGGAAGGAGGAAACCATTACCCTAGGGATTCGATGGATTCAAGAT CTCTTGTGGCCAGGTGGTAAATTCTTTAGAGCAATTGGGGACATTCACAGCAAATTTGATAATAGTAATCTCAACCAGACACCTATACCTCTGCTCAGCTTCAGCCAATTTGGTGGGAGTAATGCCTCTAAACCTGGGTCCTTTGAGCAACAACTTGAGGCTACTCGTAGAGCAAGCGACATCAAAAAAATGCTTTTTG ATGGACCCCCAGCAACATTAGTTGGCCTGATTGGATATAAGCAATACCGACGGTGTGCAAGAGACATTTACTATTTCACTCAG TCTGCTATATGTATCAAGCAACTTGCTTATGCAATCTTAGAACGACTACTTATATCAGTGTTCCCTGAGCTACGGGATCTTGTGATGGACCTTCATGCGAAGAACATATCAACATTGCATAGAAAGTAG